From a region of the Malania oleifera isolate guangnan ecotype guangnan chromosome 12, ASM2987363v1, whole genome shotgun sequence genome:
- the LOC131144380 gene encoding WRKY transcription factor 71-like, producing MSEEPREIFFHDPFYDDRHRIGGNGFSFSTHNSSVYDHQVSSLMANSGQQSLQGFDPSYMSFTECLNGSGDYNMLGRAFGLSSPSPEMFSSVEGNNRLAEAGGELGGGGGTGAVPETPNSSVSSSSSEAGGEEDCGKNSKSEQQQPKGSEDGGESSKKVNKPKKKGEKKQREPRFAFMTKSEVDHLEDGYRWRKYGQKAVKNSPYPRSYYRCTTQKCTVKKRVERSFQDPSIVITTYEGQHNHQIPPALRGNAGAGMLQPPMLTPAAMAGHAFPQELFGPIPTLSNHHGGGGGGMGSIHHHHHHPQNAFPAFHHHQQFQLPDYGLLQDAVPSFILKQQP from the exons ATGTCTGAAGAACCCAGGGAGATTTTCTTCCATGACCCATTTTACGATGATCGGCACCGTATTGGGGGCAATGGATTCTCCTTCTCTACTCATAATTCTTCTGTCTACGATCACCAAGTGTCGTCGTTAATGGCAAATTCGGGGCAGCAGAGTCTGCAAGGATTTGATCCCTCCTACATGAGCTTCACCGAGTGCTTGAATGGATCCGGGGACTATAACATGCTGGGGAGGGCATTTGGGTTGTCATCGCCATCGCCCGAAATGTTCTCCTCCGTCGAAGGCAATAACAGGCTGGCAGAGGCCGGCGGAGAGCTCGGGGGTGGAGGAGGTACTGGCGCAGTCCCGGAAACTCCAAATTCTTCTGTCTCATCCTCATCGAGCGAGGCAGGTGGGGAAGAAGATTGTGGAAAGAACAGCAAGAGTGAGCAGCAGCAGCCCAAAGGGTCTGAAGATGGAGGAGAGAGTTCTAAGAAAGT AAACAAACCGAAGAAAAAAGGGGAGAAAAAGCAGAGAGAGCCAAGGTTTGCTTTCATGACCAAAAGTGAGGTGGATCATCTAGAAGATGGATATAGATGGAGGAAATATGGACAGAAGGCTGTCAAGAACAGCCCTTATCCAAG GAGCTACTACAGGTGCACAACCCAGAAGTGCACCGTGAAGAAGAGGGTGGAGAGGTCGTTCCAGGACCCGTCTATCGTGATCACGACCTATGAAGGCCAGCACAACCACCAAATTCCGCCGGCCCTCAGGGGGAATGCCGGAGCCGGAATGTTGCAGCCTCCGATGCTGACTCCAGCAGCCATGGCAGGGCACGCCTTCCCTCAAGAGCTGTTCGGCCCCATACCGACCTTGAGCAACCACCATGGTGGCGGCGGCGGAGGCATGGGCTCcatccaccaccaccaccaccacccacAGAACGCCTTCCCCGCTTTCCATCACCACCAGCAGTTTCAACTCCCAGACTATGGCCTACTGCAGGATGCCGTCCCCTCCTTTATCCTTAAACAACAGCCCTAA